A region of Pempheris klunzingeri isolate RE-2024b chromosome 15, fPemKlu1.hap1, whole genome shotgun sequence DNA encodes the following proteins:
- the LOC139214333 gene encoding protein crumbs homolog 1-like, producing MLRFSVHVWILWLLYAGTFSDEDISGCEQQPCQNGGICESHNGGFRCLCSPQSQNGRLYGGETCTTALSGCDDNQCENGGMCSPLLVNDQHTYTCICLAGLTGPKCQTPTVFSFESRGYMYIETQFLDPEAPLSVIFTFRTARPIGTLLQRRVDDLLFSIELMDGRLCLRSLRGQGSSTLVQELPEYLSNNKWHTVEASLGGVVSLIRLLCTEGGCTRDSSTEVQLLEQASALPEPGAARQSLFIGAAGGNWGLGEADNPAAFLGCFRDVFVDSHLVLPVITPEDTGAQANITLGCSDKDKCDDSPCQNRGRCVSQGWRSYMCECHRPHEGHNCAEEYITARFGSKDLESYALFSVDDDPGDALSISMFIRTRQSSGLLFILANSTSQYVRLWLEDGRVKVQVNNFETLVGRGAVNDGHFHLVTVKLEETEAILFQSAQSQGSTSIRPIRAHPGDLVFVGGLPDSKASASFGGYFKGCVQDLRINSRRLQFYPISTPVESYSLDQLINVAQGCSSDNACAVNPCLNGGVCYSMWDDFICNCPPNTAGQRCEEMKWCELSPCPATAVCQPRSHGFECLSNVTFRDDSSILHYRSNGKIARRLSSVSLSFRTRQSTAIILQANKDSDYLTVSLLDSHLAMELQTGTGEDSLKVTVQSQGPISDGEWHTVELSMENHTLLTSRWIMAVDGGKEELSMSKTAAGELDFLREGADLFLGGLSLDAGANLSGCLGPVEIGGLPLPFHMDTELNLPRPQEEQFARINGNVAPRYGCWGTSVCAPSPCENEGVCEDLFDRHHCTCASEWTGPLCQDPTDPCISSPCIFGNCTNLPGEFKCVCQPGFSGEQCDVEVDMCENSNCGIGATCLKGFQSYACLCPQNLTGQYCNEKIPEIPWYIEINPLPQLPVSTCTGTRWNYSCFNGGNCSEADNTCYCLPGFTGQWCEKDVDECASDPCMNGGFCVNYVNSFECVCDMNYSGIHCQIDVSDFYLYLFLGLWQNLFQLVSYLVIRLDDEPEIEWGFYVND from the exons ATGTTGAGATTCAGCGTGCATGTGTGGATTTTATGGTTGCTTTATGCAG GCACTTTCTCCGATGAGGACATCAGTGGATGTGAGCAACAGCCATGCCAAAATGGTGGCATATGTGAGAGCCACAATGGAGGTTTCCGATGCCTTTGCTCCCCACAAAGCCAAAATGGACGCCTGTATGGGGGAGAGACCTGCACTACTGCACTTTCAGGCTGTGATGACAACCAGTGCGAGAATGGAGGAATGTGCTCTCCCTTACTTGTCAATGATCagcacacatatacatgcatcTGCCTTGCTGGCTTAACAGGCCCTAAATGCCAGACCCCCACCGTCTTCTCATTTGAGTCCCGAGGCTACATGTACATAGAGACTCAATTTCTAGACCCAGAGGCTCCTCTGAGTGTGATATTCACCTTCAGGACAGCCAGACCGATCGGCACCCTCTTGCAGCGCAGGGTGGACGACCTGCTCTTCAGCATTGAGCTGATGGACGGGCGTCTCTGCCTCCGAAGCCTGAGAGGTCAGGGCTCCAGCACGCTGGTTCAGGAGCTGCCGGAGTATTTGTCCAACAACAAGTGGCACACGGTGGAAGCGTCGCTGGGCGGCGTGGTCAGCCTCATCAGGCTGCTCTGCACTGAAGGAGGCTGCACCAGAGACTCCAGCACTGAAGTCCAGCTGCTTGAGCAAGCGTCCGCTCTCCCCGAGCCAGGAGCAGCTCGTCAGAGCCTCTTCATTGGAGCAGCTGGGGGGAACTGGGGTTTGGGCGAAGCAGACAACCCTGCTGCTTTTCTGGGCTGCTTCAGAGATGTTTTTGTGGACTCACATCTGGTGTTGCCTGTTATAACGCCAGAAGATACAGGCGCCCAGGCTAACATCACTTTGGGATGCAGCGACAAGGACAAGTGTGATGACAGCCCGTGTCAGAACCGGGGACGCTGCGTGAGCCAGGGCTGGAGGAGCTACATGTGTGAGTGCCACAGGCCACACGAGGGACACAACTGTGCAGAGG AGTATATCACTGCCAGATTTGGAAGCAAAGACCTGGAGAGTTATGCTTTATTCTCAGTAGATGATGACCCAGGGGATGCTTTGAGTATATCCATGTTCATTCGCACCAGGCAGTCCAGCGGCCTGCTCTTCATCCTGGCCAACAGCACGAGCCAGTACGTCCGCCTGTGGCTGGAAGATGGCAGGGTCAAAGTTCAGGTAAACAACTTTGAGACCCTTGTTGGTCGGGGTGCGGTCAATGACGGCCACTTCCATCTGGTGACTGTGAAGCTGGAAGAAACGGAAGCCATCTTGTTCCAGTCAGCCCAGAGCCAGGGTTCTACGTCCATTAGACCCATTCGGGCCCATCCTGGGGATCTGGTTTTCGTTGGGGGGCTGCCAGACTCGAAGGCCTCTGCCTCGTTTGGTGGCTACTTCAAGGGATGTGTCCAGGATCTGCGGATCAACAGCAGACGACTGCAGTTCTACCCCATTTCAACTCCGGTGGAATCTTACAGCCTGGATCAGCTCATCAACGTCGCACAAGGGTGCAGCAGTGACAATGCCTGTGCT GTCAACCCCTGTCTTAACGGAGGAGTGTGTTACTCCATGTGGGACGACTTCATCTGCAACTGCCCCCCCAACACCGCAGGGCAGCGCTGCGAGGAGATGAAATGGTGTGAGCTGTCTCCCTGCCCCGCCACTGCTGTCTGTCAACCCCGCTCTCACGGCTTCGAGT gcttgTCAAACGTGACATTTAGGGATGACAGCAGCATTTTGCACTACCGGAGCAACGGGAAGATTGCACGTCGCCTCAGCAGTGTTTCCCTCAGCTTCCGCACGAGACAGTCCACTGCCATCATACTTCAGGCAAACAAAGACTCAGACTACCTCACCGTCTCCCTCCTGGACTCTCATTTGGCCATGGAGCTCCAGACTGGGACTGGCGAGGATTCCCTCAAGGTGACAGTTCAAAGCCAGGGTCCAATCAGTGATGGAGAGTGGCACACGGTGGAGCTCAGCATGGAGAACCACACACTCCTGACCTCCAGGTGGATCATGGCTGTGGATGGGGGCAAGGAGGAGCTAAGCATGTCCAAAACAGCTGCGGGGGAGCTGGATTTTCTTAGAGAGGGAGCAGACCTCTTCCTGGGGGGACTGAGCCTGGACGCTGGAGCGAACCTATCTGGCTGCCTGGGCCCAGTGGAAATTGGAGgccttcctctccctttccaCATGGACACAGAGTTGAACCTCCCCAGACCGCAGGAGGAGCAGTTTGCAAGGATAAACGGCAACGTCGCCCCACGATACGGCTGCTGGGGTACCAGCGTGTGTGCACCCAGCCCTTGTGAGAacgagggtgtgtgtgaggacctGTTCGACCGGCATCACTGCACATGTGCCTCCGAGTGGACAGGGCCACTGTGTCAAGACCCAACAGACCCCTGCATCTCCAGCCCCTGCATCTTCGGCAACTGCACCAACCTCCCGGGGGAGTTCAAGTGTGTGTGCCAGCCGGGGTTCAGCGGTGAACAGTGTGACGTGGAAGTTGACATGTGTGAAAACAGCAATTGCGGAATTGGTGCCACATGCCTCAAGGGTTTCCAGAGCTATGCATGCCTCTGCCCTCAGAATCTGACCGGCCAATACTGCAA TGAGAAAATTCCTGAAATCCCGTGGTACATTGAGATCAATCC ACTTCCCCAGTTGCCTGTATCAACATGCACGGGTACCAGATGGAACTACAGCTGCTTTAATGGAGGGAACTGCTCGGAAGCAGACAACACCTGTTACTGCCTGCCTGGTTTCACAGGACAGTG GTGTGAAAAGGATGTGGATGAATGTGCCTCGGACCCCTGTATGAATGGAGGCTTCTGTGTCAACTACGTGAACAGCTTTGAGTGCGTGTGTGACATGAATTACTCAGGGATACACTGCCAAATAGACGTCAGTGACTTCTACCTGTACCTCTTCTTGGGCCTGTGGCAGAACCTCTTCCAGCTGGTGTCCTACCTTGTGATACGCCTGGACGATGAGCCAGAAATCGAGTGGGGATTCTACGTCAACGATTAG
- the LOC139214335 gene encoding uncharacterized protein, translated as MDTHHSVLSCDPPSLAPVSLSQMQRTQSHRSKAKHLRRKKGLTSSIKGVSHLSRRDKRRLYCRLQLCMWRKRREKGRFGIFRAKKRACGISSGPCLGLGTKKTKSRVPEYPTPNLKNSQVRTSALVSPLGYDSGGSGDALRRQNCTLKLCESVGLSETIAASSRLQNLVTDSNVPAGNVAQTAPSQRTKTLVQLSETTDSLKLSHIVASPLNSGNDERGLTTHCKGTRTMLLAQRPEGDGPSGQLVTVTPAQEQTANSDTVSLKVLTADIHEFLDDFYRIYGSFIPLQKSDVLGHLKRRLNADFSDRRNVILSEVAKYRAAIIQKPVPSFRVVYKKHTLTLDDLSTLADQQWLNDQVMNMYGELIMESAHHKVHFLNSFFHRQLMTKGYDGVKRWTKQVDLFSKSLLLVPIHLEVHWCLVTADVPKKKICLYDSQGNALQKVARNVLKYLMAEAKEKQQTAFENGWAISYDEKIPQQTNENDCGVFVLEYSRCLALGKPLQFSQKDIPKIRKRIYKELCHCKLHELD; from the exons ATGGATACCCACCACTCCGTGCTCTCATGTGACCCCCCGTCGCTCGCTCCAGTCAGCCTCTCCCAGATGCAGCGAACACAGAGCCACCGGAGCAAAGCAAAACATCTCAGGAGGAAAAAAGGATTAACGTCTTCAATCAAGGGAGTCTCTCATCTATCCAGGCGAGATAAGAGACGCTTGTATTGTAGATTACAGCTTTGTATGTGGAGGAAGCGGAGAGAGAAAGGCCGTTTTGGGATATTTAGAGCAAAGAAACGAGCTTGCGGGATCAGCTCCGGCCCCTGCCTCGGTTTggggacaaaaaaaactaaaagcagaGTTCCAGAGTACCCCACACCGAACCTGAAGAACTCACAAGTCAGAACGTCTGCTCTTGTGTCGCCCCTTGGATATGACAGTGGGGGTTCAGGGGATGCGCTCAGAAGGCAGAACTGCACCCTGAAGCTGTGTGAGTCTGTCGGGCTGTCAGAAACTATCGCTGCTTCCAGCCGCTTGCAGAATCTGGTCACGGACTCGAATGTTCCCGCAGGTAACGTCGCTCAGACGGCGCCGTCTCAAAGAACAAAGACTTTGGTGCAGCTCAGTGAAACTACCGACTCTTTAAAACTCTCTCACATTGTCGCATCCCCGTTGAACTCAGGCAACGATGAACGCGGGTTGACTACACATTGTAAAGGAACTAGGACAATGTTGCTCGCTCAAAGGCCGGAGGGTGACGGCCCTTCAGGACAATTGGTTACTGTCACCCCAGCTCAGGAGCAGACTGCTAACAGTGATACTGTCAGCCTTAAAGTCCTGACAGCGGACATCCATG AATTCCTAGATGATTTCTACAGAATATATGGAAGTTTCATCCCGCTACAGAAGAGCGATGTTTTGGGACACCTGAAGAGGAGGCTGAACGCTGACTTTAGTGACAG GAGAAACGTAATCCTCTCAGAAGTCGCCAAATACCGAGCTGCGATCATTCAGAAACCTGTTCCCTCCTTCCGGGTGGTctacaagaaacacacactgacactggaTGACTTGTCTACACTGGCAGATCAGCAGTGGCTCAACGACCAG GTCATGAACATGTATGGGGAACTGATCATGGAATCTGCCCATCACAAG GTCCATTTTCTCAACAGCTTCTTCCACAGGCAGCTCATGACTAAAGGATACGATGGCGTAAAGAGATGGACAAAGCAG GTGGATTTATTCTCCAAGAGTTTGCTGTTGGTGCCCATCCACCTGGAGGTCCACTGGTGTCTGGTGACGGCCGACGTTCCCAAAAAGAAGATCTGCCTTTACGACTCTCAAGGGAACGCCCTCCAGAAGGTTGCACGG AACGTCCTGAAGTATTTGATGGCGGAAGCAAAGGAGAAGCAGCAAACAGCCTTTGAAAACGGATGGGCGATCTCATACGATGAG AAAATCCCACAACAGACCAACGAGAATGACTGTGGAGTTTTTGTCTTAGAG TATTCTAGATGCCTTGCCCTTGGAAAACCTCTGCAGTTTTCACAAAAGGACATACCAAAGATACGCAAGAGGATCTACAAAGAGCTCTGCCACTGTAAGCTCCATGAACTGGACTGA
- the LOC139214798 gene encoding alpha-2-HS-glycoprotein-like: MNLLGVTVVLVLLVGVWAQINELRPECDSPEAEEAALVAQDYLNAQHSHGYKYALNRIEDIKILTKPDGDNTYILEVELLETDCHVLDPTPIANCTVRPKVLTAVEGDCDVVLKRVGGALTVTAFKCKTEESTEDLCLGCPALLPLNDTAALDFVHASLATFNNMTDNVTYAVLEVGRMSSQIVSGGPIYIAEYVVIEANCTDDVCVPLTDAMAERGICSARGMNPEYIVDCKMFPSLMLVVDANSTVAAAPASPPVIHVHAGSLSPKHGLRYHKLTTVHDPELSGLLSTESAESAEVVPITPAVVDAAAPAADPAAPAADPAAPTAEPAADPAAEPTADPAVDPAAPADSASAEASSSAEVPGVLVKRAVAFPDTPAAQTEPIPLKPVCPGRVRFF; the protein is encoded by the exons ATGAATCTCCTGGGCGTCACTGTGGTTCTGGTGCTACTGGTTGGGGTTTGGGCTCAGATCAATGAGCTGCGACCAGAGTGCGACTCTCCTGAAGCAGAGGAGGCCGCTCTGGTGGCTCAGGATTACCTCAATGCCCAGCACAGCCATGGCTACAAGTATGCACTGAACAGGATCGAGGACATCAAGATCTTAACTAAG cctgATGGGGACAACACATATATCCTAGAAGTCGAACTGCTGGAGACAGACTGTCATGTGTTGGACCCAACACCTATTGCCAACTGCACTGTCAGACCCAAAGTATTGACG GCCGTAGAAGGAGACTGTGATGTGGTGCTGAAGAGGGTTGGTGGAGCTCTGACTGTCACAGCATTCAAGTGTAAAACAGAGG AATCAACAGAGGACCTATGCCTTGGCTGTCCAGCCCTCCTACCCCTAAATGACACTGCAGCGCTGGACTTTGTCCATGCCTCTCTGGCAACTTTCAACAACATGACTGACAACGTAACATATGCTGTCCTGGAGGTTGGAAGGATGTCATCACAG ATCGTGTCTGGTGGGCCCATCTATATAGCAGAATATGTTGTAATTGAGGCCAATTGCACTGATGATGTCTGCGTGCCCCTGACTGACGCCATGGCT GAACGTGGTATTTGTTCTGCCAGAGGTATGAACCCTGAGTACATAGTGGACTGCAAGATGTTTCCCAGTCTG ATGCTTGTTGTAGATGCCAACAGCACTGttgctgcagctccagcctcGCCACCAGTGATCCACGTACATGCAGGCAGCCTGTCACCCAAGCATGGTCTGAGATACCACAAGCTGACTACTGTCCATGACCCTGAGCTAAGTGGCCTCCTATCTACAGAATCGGCAGAGTCTGCAGAAGTTGTACCTATAACCCCTGCAGTGGTTGAtgctgctgcacctgctgcCGATCCAGCGGCACCTGCTGCAGATCCAGCTGCACCTACTGCCGAACCAGCTGCCGATCCAGCTGCCGAACCAACTGCTGATCCAGCTGTAGATCCTGCTGCACCTGCTGACTCTGCCTCTGCCGAAGCCTCTTCCAGTGCTGAGGTCCCTGGTGTTTTGGTGAAGAGAGCTGTTGCATTCCCTGACACCCCTGCAGCTCAGACAGAACCAATTCCTCTTAAGCCAGTGTGCCCAGGAAGGGTCAGATTCTTTTAA
- the LOC139214086 gene encoding homeobox-like protein HDP1 → MINQLQNLNNPNSHTTLGHSLMINQLQNLKNPNSHTTLGHSLMINQLQNLNNPNSHTTLGHSLMINQLQNLNSLKPLEAYCNRYSTLGYSLTINQLRSLKPLKANSNSHTTLGHSLTINQLQSLKNPNSHTILGHSLTINQLQSLKNPNSHTTLGHSLTINQLQSLKNPNSHTTLGHSLTINQLQSLKNPNSHTTLGHSLTINQLQSLNNPNSHTTLGHSLMINQLQSLKNPNSHTTLGHSLMINQLQNLNSHTTLGHSLMINQLQNLNNLNSHTTLGHSLMINQLQNLNNPNSHTILGHSLMINQLQNLNNPNTLKPLKANCNRHSTLGHSLVINQLQNLNNPNTLKPLRANCNRYSTLGYSLVINQLQNLNNPNTLKPLKANCNMLV, encoded by the coding sequence ATGATAAACCAGCTACAAAACCTCAACAACCCCAACAGCCACACTACCCTTGGCCACAGCCTGATGATAAACCAGCTACAAAACCTCAAGAACCCCAACAGCCACACTACCCTTGGCCACAGCCTGATGATAAACCAGCTACAAAACCTCAACAACCCCAACAGCCACACTACCCTTGGCCACAGCCTGATGATAAACCAGCTACAAAACCTCAACAGCCTGAAACCCCTCGAGGCCTATTGCAACAGATACTCTACCCTTGGCTACAGCCTGACAATAAACCAGCTACGCAGCCTGAAACCCCTCAAGGCAAATTCCAACAGCCACACTACCCTTGGCCACAGCCTGACGATAAACCAGCTACAAAGCCTCAAGAACCCCAACAGCCACACTATCCTTGGCCACAGCCTGACCATAAACCAGCTACAAAGCCTCAAGAACCCCAACAGCCACACTACCCTTGGCCACAGCCTGACCATAAACCAGCTACAAAGCCTCAAGAACCCCAACAGCCACACTACCCTTGGCCACAGCCTGACCATAAACCAGCTACAAAGCCTCAAGAATCCCAACAGCCACACTACCCTTGGCCACAGCCTGACCATAAACCAGCTACAAAGCCTCAACAACCCCAACAGCCACACTACCCTTGGCCACAGCCTGATGATAAACCAGCTACAAAGCCTCAAGAACCCCAACAGCCACACTACCCTTGGCCACAGCCTGATGATAAACCAGCTACAAAACCTCAACAGCCACACTACCCTTGGCCACAGCCTGATGATAAACCAGCTACAAAACCTCAACAACCTCAACAGCCACACTACCCTTGGCCACAGCCTGATGATAAACCAGCTACAAAACCTCAACAACCCCAACAGCCACACTATCCTTGGCCACAGCCTGATGATAAACCAGCTACAAAACCTCAACAACCCCAACACCCTGAAACCCCTCAAGGCCAATTGCAACAGACATTCTACCCTTGGTCACAGCCTGGTGATAAACCAGCTACAAAACCTCAACAACCCCAACACCCTGAAACCCCTCAGGGCCAATTGCAACAGATACTCTACCCTTGGCTACAGCCTGGTGATAAACCAGCTACAAAACCTCAACAACCCCAACACCCTGAAACCCCTCAAGGCCAATTGCAACATGTTGGTATAG
- the LOC139214691 gene encoding profilin-2-like isoform X1, protein MSWQGYVDNLMADGSCQDSAIVGYTDAKYVWAAHVGGTFINITSQEIDVLIGKDRETFYTSGLTLGSKKCSVLRDSLQDDGDWTMDIRTKSQGGEPTYNVSVGKAGKVLVLVMGKEAVHGGNLNKKAHSMADYLRKSGY, encoded by the exons ATGTCTTGGCAAGGCTACGTGGACAACCTGATGGCCGATGGCAGCTGTCAGGATAGCGCCATTGTTGGGTATACGGACGCCAAATATGTTTGGGCAGCACATGTCGGCGGTACTTTCATCAATATCACG TCTCAAGAAATTGATGTCCTCATCGGCAAGGACAGGGAGACCTTTTACACCAGCGGTCTCACTCTGGGCTCAAAGAAGTGTTCAGTCCTCAGAGACAGCCTCCAGGATGACGGGGACTGGACAATGGACATCAGGACAAAGAGCCAAGGAGGAGAACCCACATACAATGTCTCTGTGGGGAAAGCTGGAAAAG TATTGGTTTTAGTCATGGGAAAGGAGGCGGTCCATGGTGGAAATCTTAACAAGAAAGCACATTCAATGGCTGACTACCTGAGGAAGTCTGGATATTAA
- the LOC139214691 gene encoding profilin-2-like isoform X2, translating to MSWQGYVDNLMADGSCQDSAIVGYTDAKYVWAAHVGGTFINITSQEIDVLIGKDRETFYTSGLTLGSKKCSVLRDSLQDDGDWTMDIRTKSQGGEPTYNVSVGKAGKVLVLVMGKEGVHGGGLNKKAYSMAKYLRDSGF from the exons ATGTCTTGGCAAGGCTACGTGGACAACCTGATGGCCGATGGCAGCTGTCAGGATAGCGCCATTGTTGGGTATACGGACGCCAAATATGTTTGGGCAGCACATGTCGGCGGTACTTTCATCAATATCACG TCTCAAGAAATTGATGTCCTCATCGGCAAGGACAGGGAGACCTTTTACACCAGCGGTCTCACTCTGGGCTCAAAGAAGTGTTCAGTCCTCAGAGACAGCCTCCAGGATGACGGGGACTGGACAATGGACATCAGGACAAAGAGCCAAGGAGGAGAACCCACATACAATGTCTCTGTGGGGAAAGCTGGAAAAG TTTTGGTTCTTGTAATGGGCAAAGAAGGGGTCCATGGAGGCGGATTGAATAAGAAGGCTTACTCAATGGCAAAATACTTGAGGGATTCAgggttttaa